One Streptomyces sp. RPA4-2 genomic window carries:
- a CDS encoding ABC transporter permease gives MTALVSLSLATDAAGPPARFRDLLASEWIKMRSLRSTPWTIALTVLFVVGSTAVATLADEAAPSGPPDFLPYDAYPPAGYWTLILVAAGMGALTVVSEYSSGLIRTTTVAVPARGAVVLAKAAVTAALWTAVGTATSTGSFLVSQAILDGHHAGVPITHPGVFRALVASALLAPGCALVGLSLGVLIRHAAGTTVTSIFILLLLPTMFSERNRWSADVKHALVSAAWNRLVQSWAPDPGSLGYTATVPGSWTVYTLWPLITLALAVLVVRRRDV, from the coding sequence ATGACCGCACTCGTCTCCCTCTCCCTGGCCACCGACGCCGCCGGGCCGCCCGCCCGCTTCCGCGACCTGCTCGCCTCCGAGTGGATCAAGATGCGGTCCCTGCGCTCCACCCCGTGGACGATCGCCCTTACCGTCCTGTTCGTCGTCGGCTCCACAGCAGTAGCCACACTGGCGGACGAGGCCGCGCCCTCCGGCCCCCCTGACTTCCTGCCCTACGACGCCTATCCGCCGGCGGGCTACTGGACGCTGATCCTCGTCGCCGCCGGCATGGGCGCCCTCACCGTCGTGAGCGAGTACAGCAGCGGGCTGATCCGCACCACCACCGTGGCCGTCCCCGCCCGCGGCGCCGTCGTACTGGCCAAGGCGGCCGTCACCGCCGCGCTGTGGACCGCGGTCGGCACGGCCACCTCCACCGGTTCCTTCCTGGTCTCCCAGGCCATCCTGGACGGGCACCATGCCGGCGTTCCGATCACCCACCCCGGGGTGTTCCGGGCGCTGGTGGCATCCGCGTTGCTGGCTCCGGGCTGCGCCCTGGTCGGTCTGAGCCTCGGCGTCCTGATCCGGCATGCCGCCGGGACCACGGTCACCAGCATCTTCATCCTGCTGTTGCTCCCCACCATGTTCTCGGAACGCAACCGCTGGTCGGCAGACGTCAAACACGCGCTGGTGTCGGCCGCCTGGAATCGCCTGGTCCAATCCTGGGCGCCGGATCCCGGATCCCTGGGCTACACCGCCACGGTCCCCGGCTCCTGGACCGTGTACACGCTCTGGCCGCTGATCACGCTCGCACTCGCCGTGCTCGTCGTGAGGCGCCGCGACGTGTGA